In Halobaculum limi, one DNA window encodes the following:
- a CDS encoding DUF7119 family protein, translated as MSYERPGDGRDDDGRRERGDSERPRGSAPRPVDREAEVGEPVVRGDPAVTGERAREAARFDPDDEESLAAAADTVHRFATEAVGGDDNVVMLRGAAACAALVRGHGSYKAAAEAAGDGVEVSFIRKWARVHDLPESIRRHVARGHIAPTAAKHIARVAGDARFTLAWAVLDADLTVREVRRVASAVNDDVDPEAALREEDVSPGTLRLDLPLDTYRLLRDRASIENRDPGEVVADALDEYL; from the coding sequence ATGAGTTACGAGCGGCCCGGCGACGGCCGGGACGACGACGGCCGTCGCGAGCGAGGCGATAGCGAGCGACCACGTGGGTCGGCCCCGCGACCCGTCGACCGCGAGGCGGAGGTCGGTGAGCCAGTCGTCCGCGGCGACCCTGCGGTCACCGGCGAGCGGGCTCGAGAGGCCGCCCGCTTCGACCCCGACGACGAGGAGAGCCTCGCCGCCGCCGCCGACACCGTCCACCGATTCGCGACCGAGGCGGTCGGCGGCGACGACAACGTCGTGATGCTCCGCGGGGCCGCGGCGTGTGCGGCGCTCGTGCGCGGGCACGGATCGTACAAGGCCGCCGCCGAGGCCGCCGGCGACGGCGTCGAGGTGTCGTTCATCCGCAAGTGGGCACGGGTCCACGACCTCCCCGAGTCGATTCGTCGCCACGTCGCTCGCGGCCACATCGCGCCGACTGCCGCCAAACACATCGCTCGCGTCGCCGGCGACGCCCGCTTCACGCTGGCGTGGGCCGTCCTCGACGCCGACTTGACCGTCCGGGAGGTCCGCCGTGTCGCCTCGGCGGTCAACGACGACGTCGACCCCGAGGCGGCGCTCCGGGAGGAAGACGTCAGTCCGGGGACGCTCCGTTTGGACCTGCCGCTGGACACCTATCGACTGCTTCGCGACCGCGCATCTATCGAGAACCGCGACCCGGGCGAGGTGGTCGCGGACGCCCTCGACGAGTACCTGTAA
- a CDS encoding non-canonical purine NTP pyrophosphatase, with protein MLRYVTTNAGKVREAREYLGDAVTQLNFDYTEVQAADLAPIAAYGAREAYRHADEPVLVDDAGLFVYGFDGFPGPYSAFVEDTLGVEAVRRLVTSELDDTSAEFRCVLAYCDGEAFDASPDPVDRDDRVAAAAAGPDAGEEGAEADALPVKLFEGVVRGDIVEARGDGGFGYDPIFEYDGSTFAEMGPDEKNAISHRGRALEKFGEWFQER; from the coding sequence ATGCTTCGGTACGTCACGACGAACGCGGGGAAGGTCCGAGAGGCACGCGAGTACCTCGGCGATGCGGTGACGCAACTGAACTTCGACTACACCGAGGTCCAGGCCGCCGATCTCGCACCCATCGCCGCCTACGGTGCCCGGGAGGCGTACCGCCACGCCGACGAACCCGTCCTCGTCGACGACGCCGGCCTGTTCGTCTACGGCTTCGACGGCTTCCCCGGTCCGTACTCCGCGTTCGTCGAGGACACCCTCGGCGTCGAGGCGGTCCGTCGCCTCGTCACGAGCGAACTCGACGACACCAGCGCCGAGTTCCGCTGCGTGCTGGCGTACTGCGACGGCGAGGCGTTCGACGCCTCCCCAGACCCCGTCGACCGCGACGACCGCGTCGCCGCTGCGGCCGCCGGTCCCGACGCCGGCGAGGAGGGGGCAGAGGCGGATGCACTCCCCGTGAAACTGTTCGAGGGCGTCGTCCGCGGCGACATCGTCGAGGCGCGCGGCGACGGCGGCTTCGGCTACGACCCAATCTTCGAGTACGACGGGTCGACGTTCGCGGAGATGGGGCCCGACGAGAAGAACGCCATCTCCCACCGCGGGCGGGCGTTAGAGAAGTTTGGGGAGTGGTTTCAGGAACGGTAG
- a CDS encoding NAD+ synthase — protein sequence MSESVLLDEESTPLDLRLSEAELDRVHDHLTDFIADQVAAAGAEGAVLGLSGGIDSTTVAYLAVDALGKENLRGLVMPGSVNTEENMSDAERVAEDLGIEYDVVEIEPIAQTFYDVLPDAADDKMAESNVRVRIRAVLNYFAANADNRLVLGTGNRSEALTGYFTKYGDQAVDCNPIGTLYKQQVRQLAAHVGVPHDLVMKTPSAEMWTGQTDEEEMGLDYDTLDAVLALHIDGPLSTAATVRALDVTEAQVARVEELYESSKHKRAMPPAPAELTL from the coding sequence ATGAGCGAATCCGTCCTCCTCGACGAGGAATCGACCCCGTTGGACTTGCGCCTCTCCGAGGCGGAACTCGACCGCGTCCACGACCACCTCACGGACTTCATCGCCGACCAGGTAGCCGCCGCGGGCGCCGAGGGGGCCGTGCTGGGACTCTCGGGCGGCATCGACTCCACCACCGTCGCGTATCTCGCGGTCGACGCCCTCGGGAAGGAGAACCTCCGCGGCCTGGTGATGCCGGGGTCTGTCAACACCGAGGAGAACATGAGCGACGCCGAACGCGTCGCTGAGGACCTGGGCATCGAGTACGACGTCGTCGAGATCGAACCCATCGCGCAGACGTTCTACGACGTGCTCCCCGACGCGGCTGACGACAAGATGGCCGAGAGCAACGTCCGCGTCCGCATCCGGGCCGTCCTCAACTACTTCGCCGCCAACGCGGACAACCGCCTCGTCCTCGGGACGGGCAACCGAAGCGAGGCGCTCACGGGCTACTTCACGAAGTACGGCGACCAGGCGGTCGACTGCAACCCCATCGGCACCCTCTACAAACAGCAGGTGCGGCAACTCGCCGCCCACGTCGGCGTCCCCCACGACCTCGTGATGAAGACGCCCTCGGCGGAGATGTGGACCGGCCAGACCGACGAGGAGGAGATGGGACTCGACTACGACACGCTCGATGCGGTGCTGGCGCTCCACATCGACGGGCCGCTCTCGACGGCCGCGACGGTCCGTGCCCTCGACGTGACCGAAGCACAGGTCGCCCGCGTCGAGGAACTGTACGAGTCCTCGAAACACAAACGGGCGATGCCGCCCGCGCCCGCCGAGTTGACGCTGTAG
- a CDS encoding DUF3105 domain-containing protein: protein MNGSDSVSDGALSRRRALGVLGGGTVAALAGCLGGGGGGTGSLPENGDPDLLSDVQSFPNQGNEHVQRGTEVDYSTQPPTSGPHYSGVVEAGFYEEPQPMGDIIHTLEHGAIVAYYVPGELTDEARSNLQTWADDYTDTWQSFVAVPNPYDQPQAPYTLTAWRHLLRMDEYDSETVRAFAAEFIGRGPENPVR, encoded by the coding sequence ATGAACGGATCCGACTCCGTATCGGACGGCGCCCTCTCACGACGCCGTGCGCTCGGCGTCCTCGGCGGCGGCACGGTCGCGGCGCTTGCAGGCTGTCTCGGCGGCGGTGGCGGCGGCACCGGGTCGCTCCCGGAGAACGGCGACCCGGACCTGCTCTCGGACGTCCAATCGTTCCCCAACCAGGGCAACGAACACGTCCAGCGCGGCACCGAGGTCGACTACAGCACCCAGCCGCCGACCTCCGGGCCGCACTACTCGGGCGTCGTCGAGGCGGGGTTCTACGAGGAGCCACAGCCGATGGGCGACATCATTCACACGCTCGAACACGGCGCGATCGTCGCGTACTACGTTCCCGGCGAACTGACCGACGAGGCGCGCTCGAACCTCCAGACGTGGGCCGACGACTACACCGACACGTGGCAGAGTTTCGTCGCCGTCCCGAACCCGTACGACCAGCCGCAGGCACCGTACACGCTCACCGCGTGGCGACACCTCCTGCGGATGGACGAGTACGACTCCGAGACCGTCCGCGCGTTCGCCGCCGAGTTCATCGGGCGCGGCCCGGAGAACCCCGTTCGCTAA
- a CDS encoding enoyl-CoA hydratase/isomerase family protein, whose amino-acid sequence MIRSERAADGAYRIVTLDRPEARNALTLDGLDALEAAVVDADEPVVLLRGAGSAFCAGADLDVVESLDDPAAFAGHGQRVAEAIETAETVVVAGVDGAARGGGVELALACDIRVATPDATFAESGAAFGLFGAWGGTARLPRIVGEGAALDIALSARVVDSEEARELGLVSRVVDDPSAVARAVAENDPDALAAVKRLVRAGARGAETEADEREAFARLHGIHFGE is encoded by the coding sequence GTGATCCGAAGCGAACGCGCCGCCGACGGGGCGTATCGAATCGTGACCCTCGACCGCCCCGAGGCACGCAACGCCCTCACGCTCGACGGCCTCGACGCACTCGAAGCCGCCGTCGTCGACGCCGACGAGCCAGTCGTCCTCCTCCGCGGTGCCGGGAGCGCCTTCTGTGCCGGCGCGGACCTGGACGTGGTCGAGTCGCTCGACGACCCCGCGGCGTTCGCGGGGCACGGCCAGCGGGTCGCGGAGGCTATCGAGACGGCCGAGACGGTCGTCGTCGCCGGCGTCGACGGGGCCGCTCGCGGCGGCGGGGTCGAACTCGCGCTGGCGTGTGACATTCGCGTGGCGACGCCTGACGCGACGTTCGCCGAGAGCGGGGCCGCATTCGGCCTGTTCGGCGCGTGGGGCGGCACCGCCCGCCTCCCACGCATCGTCGGCGAGGGGGCGGCGCTCGACATCGCGCTGTCGGCCCGCGTCGTCGACAGCGAGGAGGCCCGCGAGTTGGGCCTCGTCTCGCGCGTCGTCGACGACCCCAGCGCCGTCGCCCGTGCGGTCGCGGAGAACGACCCCGACGCGCTGGCGGCCGTGAAGCGCCTCGTCCGGGCGGGCGCTCGCGGTGCAGAGACGGAAGCAGACGAACGCGAGGCGTTCGCTCGCCTCCACGGCATCCACTTCGGTGAGTGA
- a CDS encoding DUF7114 family protein, with product MDDAARTRAAAERAVGDVDPPALRRALTDRFDDAEMTPGALTLLSARALDPDVDLDAVEDHAAGVQLIYEGLRLTRSLSQTEPWASADLDADGDIDADLDVLAADVSVSRGFYLLARTAAAEKAVETVRAFGRDQTLRRAADTDAESAALDRNLEADVFELAVVAGTAAVGTSAPAELVSYAAELAGDDDRMPSVGALPDSASDRIAALADEDRVASSADS from the coding sequence ATGGACGACGCCGCGCGGACTCGGGCCGCCGCGGAGCGGGCGGTCGGTGACGTCGATCCGCCGGCACTCCGGCGGGCGCTAACCGACCGCTTCGACGACGCGGAGATGACCCCGGGTGCGCTCACCCTTCTGTCCGCCCGTGCGCTCGACCCCGACGTCGACCTCGACGCCGTCGAGGACCACGCCGCTGGCGTGCAACTCATCTACGAGGGGCTTCGCCTCACCCGAAGCCTCTCGCAGACGGAGCCGTGGGCATCTGCCGACCTTGATGCCGACGGCGACATCGACGCCGACCTCGACGTACTCGCGGCCGATGTCTCCGTCTCGCGTGGGTTCTACCTGCTCGCCAGAACTGCCGCCGCCGAGAAGGCGGTCGAGACTGTCCGCGCGTTCGGGCGCGACCAGACGCTGCGCCGCGCGGCCGACACGGATGCCGAGAGCGCGGCGCTCGACCGCAATCTGGAGGCGGACGTGTTCGAACTCGCGGTCGTCGCCGGCACTGCCGCCGTCGGCACATCCGCGCCTGCAGAACTCGTCTCGTACGCGGCAGAGTTGGCGGGCGACGACGACCGGATGCCCTCGGTGGGGGCGCTCCCCGACTCCGCGAGCGACCGCATCGCCGCCCTCGCCGACGAGGACCGCGTCGCCTCTTCCGCCGACTCCTGA
- a CDS encoding histidine kinase N-terminal 7TM domain-containing protein produces the protein MVYVFPSGTLAAVMFVTIVVGMTAALLAWRERPEPGAVPLAAMLAGQVWWSVFFVFELRADSLAAKVFYSDIQWVGVVVIPVAWFLFALEYTGRNRYVQPKYIALLLVVPAITVVLALTDNYHELLYVNSTITTEGSIQVLQRTGGPWYWVIAGYTYLLGLFGSIPLLGLVRSDALPFRGQSLGLLVGTMAPWASNALFLAGAVPVPGLDPTPVFFTVSGVAYLGAITRFRLLGTSPSANHRARRLVFERMREGAVVIDRHDYVVDMNEEATAVLSVSSREALGRPAAEVIPNYDRLPEEGRASRHLAEGEGIHKRQFDANVTAVTDFHGRSLGRVISFHDVSDHLRRQQRLEVLNRVLRHNIRTETNLIYGHADLADNGDTERISAVKEGALRIESISDKARDAIDVFEHGRNPKTPIQATAVVAEAVDAVRTRYPDVEYDIDIDVDGARVSPVLTAVYENVIENAAEHNTAADPHVAVSAVATDGHVRVRVRDNGPGIEAHEQAVLERGTETALDHGSGLGLWLIAWGTDMADGELTIVEADGDGTEVTVTVPDLAADAEVATASATADD, from the coding sequence ATGGTGTACGTGTTCCCGTCCGGCACACTCGCCGCGGTGATGTTCGTCACCATCGTCGTGGGGATGACGGCTGCCCTCCTCGCGTGGCGCGAGCGTCCGGAACCGGGGGCGGTTCCGCTGGCAGCGATGCTCGCCGGACAGGTGTGGTGGTCCGTGTTCTTCGTCTTCGAACTACGTGCGGACTCGCTCGCCGCCAAGGTGTTCTACTCGGATATCCAGTGGGTCGGCGTCGTCGTCATCCCCGTCGCGTGGTTTCTGTTCGCACTCGAGTACACCGGCCGGAATCGCTACGTCCAACCGAAGTACATCGCGTTGTTGCTCGTCGTTCCGGCCATCACGGTCGTCTTGGCGCTGACCGACAACTATCACGAACTGTTGTACGTCAACTCGACGATTACGACTGAAGGGAGCATCCAAGTGCTCCAGCGTACCGGCGGCCCCTGGTACTGGGTGATTGCGGGCTACACCTACCTGCTCGGCCTGTTCGGGTCGATTCCGCTGCTGGGACTGGTCCGCAGCGACGCGCTCCCGTTTCGCGGGCAAAGTCTCGGCTTACTCGTCGGGACGATGGCCCCGTGGGCGAGCAACGCGCTGTTTCTCGCCGGCGCAGTGCCGGTGCCCGGCCTCGACCCGACGCCGGTGTTTTTCACCGTCTCCGGTGTCGCGTACCTCGGTGCTATCACGCGGTTTCGACTGCTCGGGACGAGTCCCTCCGCCAACCACCGGGCACGACGCCTCGTCTTCGAGCGGATGCGCGAGGGTGCGGTCGTCATCGACCGCCACGACTACGTCGTCGACATGAACGAGGAGGCGACCGCAGTGCTGTCGGTGTCGAGTCGCGAAGCGCTCGGTCGCCCCGCCGCGGAGGTCATCCCCAACTACGATCGACTCCCCGAGGAGGGACGGGCCTCACGACATCTCGCGGAGGGAGAAGGGATCCACAAACGGCAGTTCGACGCCAACGTGACCGCGGTGACGGACTTTCACGGCCGCTCGCTCGGCCGCGTCATCTCCTTTCACGACGTGAGCGACCACCTCCGTCGCCAACAACGCCTGGAGGTACTCAATCGCGTCCTCCGACACAACATCCGCACGGAGACGAACCTCATCTACGGCCACGCCGACCTCGCGGACAACGGCGACACCGAGCGCATCAGCGCGGTGAAAGAGGGTGCGCTGCGTATCGAATCGATCAGCGACAAGGCCCGCGACGCCATCGACGTCTTCGAACACGGGCGCAACCCCAAGACCCCGATCCAGGCGACTGCGGTGGTCGCCGAGGCCGTCGACGCGGTGCGAACGCGGTATCCGGACGTCGAGTACGACATCGACATCGACGTGGACGGCGCGAGGGTCTCGCCGGTGCTCACCGCGGTCTACGAGAACGTCATCGAGAACGCCGCCGAACACAACACCGCCGCCGACCCGCACGTCGCGGTCTCGGCCGTCGCTACCGACGGCCACGTTCGCGTGCGAGTTCGTGACAACGGTCCCGGGATCGAAGCCCACGAACAGGCAGTGCTCGAACGGGGGACGGAGACGGCGCTCGACCACGGCAGCGGCTTGGGACTGTGGCTGATCGCGTGGGGAACGGATATGGCAGACGGCGAACTGACAATCGTCGAGGCCGACGGCGACGGGACCGAGGTGACCGTGACGGTCCCCGACCTCGCTGCCGACGCCGAGGTCGCCACAGCATCCGCGACTGCAGACGACTGA
- a CDS encoding UbiA family prenyltransferase: MDRTVEWFTRNGERAGNVLVYSSAYLAVIAMAEVAIAMTLLSLEPSLAPVVVGLVTFAVYTNDRVADVETDAVSDPERSAFVRRHRNVLYVLASVSYGLAVAISVLGGIAAFAVTLLPGAFWVAYAADWMPDIGSRIRRLKDVLVVNSAVVALAWAITLTALPVAFADASVTPATLAVFAYFFLRSFVDTEIPNVGDIEADRAIDVATLPVKFGVPATRRALYGVDLLTAAVVGVAAYTGHFSVVLTATLGLGLCYSLVVTGLLGRVDNDLLSLASECEYVVVVGAILCSVAIV, translated from the coding sequence ATGGACCGCACTGTCGAGTGGTTCACACGAAACGGGGAGCGTGCCGGAAACGTTCTGGTGTACAGTTCCGCGTATCTCGCGGTCATCGCGATGGCCGAGGTCGCGATCGCGATGACGCTGTTGTCGCTGGAACCGAGTCTCGCACCGGTCGTCGTCGGGTTAGTGACGTTCGCGGTGTACACGAACGACCGCGTCGCCGACGTGGAGACGGACGCCGTCTCCGACCCCGAACGGTCGGCGTTCGTCCGGCGGCATCGGAACGTGTTGTACGTGTTGGCGTCGGTGTCGTACGGACTCGCCGTCGCCATCTCCGTCCTCGGCGGTATCGCCGCGTTTGCGGTGACGCTGCTTCCAGGGGCGTTCTGGGTCGCGTACGCCGCCGACTGGATGCCCGACATCGGGTCGCGCATTCGCCGGTTGAAAGACGTCCTCGTGGTCAACTCGGCGGTCGTCGCCCTCGCGTGGGCCATCACGCTCACCGCCCTGCCGGTCGCGTTCGCGGACGCGTCAGTGACGCCGGCGACCCTCGCGGTGTTCGCGTACTTCTTCCTGCGGTCGTTCGTCGACACGGAGATTCCCAACGTCGGCGACATCGAGGCCGACCGCGCCATCGACGTGGCGACGCTCCCGGTCAAATTCGGCGTGCCGGCGACGCGTCGTGCGCTGTACGGCGTCGACCTCCTCACCGCCGCCGTCGTCGGCGTGGCTGCCTACACCGGCCACTTCTCGGTCGTGTTGACGGCGACGTTGGGCCTTGGACTGTGCTACTCGCTGGTCGTGACTGGTCTCCTCGGTCGTGTCGACAACGACCTCCTATCGCTGGCGTCGGAGTGTGAGTACGTCGTGGTCGTCGGCGCGATCCTCTGTTCGGTCGCGATCGTTTGA